One window of Acropora palmata chromosome 1, jaAcrPala1.3, whole genome shotgun sequence genomic DNA carries:
- the LOC141877506 gene encoding neural cell adhesion molecule L1-like isoform X2, with amino-acid sequence MTAFFGTELKLIVLLSALSLSYAAFGIAKPFPPEHNYRVEFESLEITCIAFDPAGIVVPQKIEFIRTNRFFRKHVIKENDRIEFTNRSVVIGSAIKLFVTLHIRNITIADDSQQNECKAYGVEGNSTVDAVRSFSVNVLRRHEIPRLAVPLEFVLQRGQKAVIECNLTYKGSGTPRLTKLLWFNGDRLLKTQENPSAEALPAFVIQNPGFEDVGNYTCVLGVMLRRLIAYNVTAETTVRIAPWLETNEGSQVVNQGQSVTLECSARGVVALSVEWKIKRKIDETVKTISGCSNSSSLDSRYKISPGRSNGQSVMSIENVEIADTGNYYFCCLPSNCSNIIEQHRCQKFTLLLVESAGTKTEALLRVVLGVVAFLALGLNL; translated from the exons ATGACAGCCTTTTTTGGGACAGAGCTTAAacttattgttttattatctgCACTGAGCTTGTCATATG CTGCATTTGGAATAGCGAAGCCTTTCCCACCAGAGCATAACTACCGAGTTGAGTTTGAATCACTGGAAATCACGTGCATCGCCTTCGACCCTGCTGGCATAGTGGTCCCCCAGAAAATCGAATTCATCAGAACTAACAGATTTTTCAGAAAACATGTTATAAAGGAAAATGATAGAATTGAGTTCACCAACAGAAGTGTAG TGATCGGAAGTGCAATCAAGCTTTTTGTCACACTTCACATCCGCAATATTACAATAGCAGATGACAGCCAACAAAACGAATGCAAAGCTTATGGAGTAGAGGGAAATTCAACAGTGGATGCTGTGCGTAGTTTTAGTGTCAACGTGCTTCGAA GACATGAAATTCCAAGGTTAGCTGTGCCTTTGGAATTTGTCTTGCAGCGCGGACAAAAAGCTGTTATCGAGTGCAACTTAACTTACAAGGGAAGTGGAACACCACGTCTGACCAAGCTGTTGTGGTTTAATGGAGACAGGCTACTGAAAACCCAAGAGAATCCCAGTGCTGAAGCGCTTCCAGCATTTGTTATCCAGAATCCGGGCTTTGAAGATGTTGGCAACTACACATGCGTGCTAGGGGTAATGCTTCGGCGACTGATAGCATACAATGTCACAGCTGAGACTACCGTGAGAA TTGCGCCATGGCTAGAAACAAACGAAGGAAGTCAGGTTGTTAATCAAGGACAGAGTGTGACATTGGAGTGCAGTGCACGAGGAGTAGTTGCTTTGAGTGTGGAATGGAAAATTAAGCGGAAGATTGACGAAACAGTCAAGACTATCTCTGGTTGTTCCA ATTCTAGTTCACTGGACAGTCGTTACAAGATCTCTCCCGGAAGGTCTAATGGCCAATCTGTCATGTCCATTGAAAACGTGGAAATAGCTGACACTGGAAACTACTACTTCTGCTGTCTGCCTTCAAACTGTTCTAACATCATCGAGCAACATCGATGTCAGAAGTTTACATTACTTCTAGTTG AATCCGCTGGAACGAAGACCGAAGCACTTCTGAGAGTAGTTCTTGGCGTAGTAGCTTTCCTTGCGCTTGGACTAAATCTCTGA
- the LOC141877506 gene encoding neural cell adhesion molecule L1-like isoform X1 → MTAFFGTEVKLFLLLPALSLSYAAFGIAKPFPPEHNYRVEFESLEITCIAFDPAGIVVPQKIEFIRTNRFFRKHVIKENDRIEFTNRSVVIGSAIKLFVTLHIRNITIADDSQQNECKAYGVEGNSTVDAVRSFSVNVLRRHEIPRLAVPLEFVLQRGQKAVIECNLTYKGSGTPRLTKLLWFNGDRLLKTQENPSAEALPAFVIQNPGFEDVGNYTCVLGVMLRRLIAYNVTAETTVRIAPWLETNEGSQVVNQGQSVTLECSARGVVALSVEWKIKRKIDETVKTISGCSNSSSLDSRYKISPGRSNGQSVMSIENVEIADTGNYYFCCLPSNCSNIIEQHRCQKFTLLLVESAGTKTEALLRVVLGVVAFLALGLNL, encoded by the exons ATGACTGCATTTTTTGGGACAGAGGttaaactttttcttttgttacctGCACTCAGCTTGTCATATG CTGCATTTGGAATAGCGAAGCCTTTCCCACCAGAGCATAACTACCGAGTTGAGTTTGAATCACTGGAAATCACGTGCATCGCCTTCGACCCTGCTGGCATAGTGGTCCCCCAGAAAATCGAATTCATCAGAACTAACAGATTTTTCAGAAAACATGTTATAAAGGAAAATGATAGAATTGAGTTCACCAACAGAAGTGTAG TGATCGGAAGTGCAATCAAGCTTTTTGTCACACTTCACATCCGCAATATTACAATAGCAGATGACAGCCAACAAAACGAATGCAAAGCTTATGGAGTAGAGGGAAATTCAACAGTGGATGCTGTGCGTAGTTTTAGTGTCAACGTGCTTCGAA GACATGAAATTCCAAGGTTAGCTGTGCCTTTGGAATTTGTCTTGCAGCGCGGACAAAAAGCTGTTATCGAGTGCAACTTAACTTACAAGGGAAGTGGAACACCACGTCTGACCAAGCTGTTGTGGTTTAATGGAGACAGGCTACTGAAAACCCAAGAGAATCCCAGTGCTGAAGCGCTTCCAGCATTTGTTATCCAGAATCCGGGCTTTGAAGATGTTGGCAACTACACATGCGTGCTAGGGGTAATGCTTCGGCGACTGATAGCATACAATGTCACAGCTGAGACTACCGTGAGAA TTGCGCCATGGCTAGAAACAAACGAAGGAAGTCAGGTTGTTAATCAAGGACAGAGTGTGACATTGGAGTGCAGTGCACGAGGAGTAGTTGCTTTGAGTGTGGAATGGAAAATTAAGCGGAAGATTGACGAAACAGTCAAGACTATCTCTGGTTGTTCCA ATTCTAGTTCACTGGACAGTCGTTACAAGATCTCTCCCGGAAGGTCTAATGGCCAATCTGTCATGTCCATTGAAAACGTGGAAATAGCTGACACTGGAAACTACTACTTCTGCTGTCTGCCTTCAAACTGTTCTAACATCATCGAGCAACATCGATGTCAGAAGTTTACATTACTTCTAGTTG AATCCGCTGGAACGAAGACCGAAGCACTTCTGAGAGTAGTTCTTGGCGTAGTAGCTTTCCTTGCGCTTGGACTAAATCTCTGA
- the LOC141877506 gene encoding neural cell adhesion molecule L1-like isoform X4 translates to MTAFFGTEVKLFLLLPALSLSYAAFGIAKPFPPEHNYRVEFESLEITCIAFDPAGIVVPQKIEFIRTNRFFRKHVIKENDRIEFTNRSVVIGSAIKLFVTLHIRNITIADDSQQNECKAYGVEGNSTVDAVRSFSVNVLRRHEIPRLAVPLEFVLQRGQKAVIECNLTYKGSGTPRLTKLLWFNGDRLLKTQENPSAEALPAFVIQNPGFEDVGNYTCVLGVMLRRLIAYNVTAETTVRIAPWLETNEGSQVVNQGQSVTLECSARGVVALSVEWKIKRKIDETVKTISGCSNSSSLDSRYKISPGRSNGQSVMSIENVEIADTGNYYFCCLPSNCSNIIEQHRCQKFTLLLVVYHRFG, encoded by the exons ATGACTGCATTTTTTGGGACAGAGGttaaactttttcttttgttacctGCACTCAGCTTGTCATATG CTGCATTTGGAATAGCGAAGCCTTTCCCACCAGAGCATAACTACCGAGTTGAGTTTGAATCACTGGAAATCACGTGCATCGCCTTCGACCCTGCTGGCATAGTGGTCCCCCAGAAAATCGAATTCATCAGAACTAACAGATTTTTCAGAAAACATGTTATAAAGGAAAATGATAGAATTGAGTTCACCAACAGAAGTGTAG TGATCGGAAGTGCAATCAAGCTTTTTGTCACACTTCACATCCGCAATATTACAATAGCAGATGACAGCCAACAAAACGAATGCAAAGCTTATGGAGTAGAGGGAAATTCAACAGTGGATGCTGTGCGTAGTTTTAGTGTCAACGTGCTTCGAA GACATGAAATTCCAAGGTTAGCTGTGCCTTTGGAATTTGTCTTGCAGCGCGGACAAAAAGCTGTTATCGAGTGCAACTTAACTTACAAGGGAAGTGGAACACCACGTCTGACCAAGCTGTTGTGGTTTAATGGAGACAGGCTACTGAAAACCCAAGAGAATCCCAGTGCTGAAGCGCTTCCAGCATTTGTTATCCAGAATCCGGGCTTTGAAGATGTTGGCAACTACACATGCGTGCTAGGGGTAATGCTTCGGCGACTGATAGCATACAATGTCACAGCTGAGACTACCGTGAGAA TTGCGCCATGGCTAGAAACAAACGAAGGAAGTCAGGTTGTTAATCAAGGACAGAGTGTGACATTGGAGTGCAGTGCACGAGGAGTAGTTGCTTTGAGTGTGGAATGGAAAATTAAGCGGAAGATTGACGAAACAGTCAAGACTATCTCTGGTTGTTCCA ATTCTAGTTCACTGGACAGTCGTTACAAGATCTCTCCCGGAAGGTCTAATGGCCAATCTGTCATGTCCATTGAAAACGTGGAAATAGCTGACACTGGAAACTACTACTTCTGCTGTCTGCCTTCAAACTGTTCTAACATCATCGAGCAACATCGATGTCAGAAGTTTACATTACTTCTAGTTG TGTATCATCGCTTTGGTTGA
- the LOC141877506 gene encoding neural cell adhesion molecule L1-like isoform X3 → MMMKAAFGIAKPFPPEHNYRVEFESLEITCIAFDPAGIVVPQKIEFIRTNRFFRKHVIKENDRIEFTNRSVVIGSAIKLFVTLHIRNITIADDSQQNECKAYGVEGNSTVDAVRSFSVNVLRRHEIPRLAVPLEFVLQRGQKAVIECNLTYKGSGTPRLTKLLWFNGDRLLKTQENPSAEALPAFVIQNPGFEDVGNYTCVLGVMLRRLIAYNVTAETTVRIAPWLETNEGSQVVNQGQSVTLECSARGVVALSVEWKIKRKIDETVKTISGCSNSSSLDSRYKISPGRSNGQSVMSIENVEIADTGNYYFCCLPSNCSNIIEQHRCQKFTLLLVESAGTKTEALLRVVLGVVAFLALGLNL, encoded by the exons CTGCATTTGGAATAGCGAAGCCTTTCCCACCAGAGCATAACTACCGAGTTGAGTTTGAATCACTGGAAATCACGTGCATCGCCTTCGACCCTGCTGGCATAGTGGTCCCCCAGAAAATCGAATTCATCAGAACTAACAGATTTTTCAGAAAACATGTTATAAAGGAAAATGATAGAATTGAGTTCACCAACAGAAGTGTAG TGATCGGAAGTGCAATCAAGCTTTTTGTCACACTTCACATCCGCAATATTACAATAGCAGATGACAGCCAACAAAACGAATGCAAAGCTTATGGAGTAGAGGGAAATTCAACAGTGGATGCTGTGCGTAGTTTTAGTGTCAACGTGCTTCGAA GACATGAAATTCCAAGGTTAGCTGTGCCTTTGGAATTTGTCTTGCAGCGCGGACAAAAAGCTGTTATCGAGTGCAACTTAACTTACAAGGGAAGTGGAACACCACGTCTGACCAAGCTGTTGTGGTTTAATGGAGACAGGCTACTGAAAACCCAAGAGAATCCCAGTGCTGAAGCGCTTCCAGCATTTGTTATCCAGAATCCGGGCTTTGAAGATGTTGGCAACTACACATGCGTGCTAGGGGTAATGCTTCGGCGACTGATAGCATACAATGTCACAGCTGAGACTACCGTGAGAA TTGCGCCATGGCTAGAAACAAACGAAGGAAGTCAGGTTGTTAATCAAGGACAGAGTGTGACATTGGAGTGCAGTGCACGAGGAGTAGTTGCTTTGAGTGTGGAATGGAAAATTAAGCGGAAGATTGACGAAACAGTCAAGACTATCTCTGGTTGTTCCA ATTCTAGTTCACTGGACAGTCGTTACAAGATCTCTCCCGGAAGGTCTAATGGCCAATCTGTCATGTCCATTGAAAACGTGGAAATAGCTGACACTGGAAACTACTACTTCTGCTGTCTGCCTTCAAACTGTTCTAACATCATCGAGCAACATCGATGTCAGAAGTTTACATTACTTCTAGTTG AATCCGCTGGAACGAAGACCGAAGCACTTCTGAGAGTAGTTCTTGGCGTAGTAGCTTTCCTTGCGCTTGGACTAAATCTCTGA
- the LOC141873930 gene encoding uncharacterized protein LOC141873930, translated as MAYAGESRVAAEDSVYQQIEDLQRRLDETNNLLQSTYRGRSKEQRLRSELTDRHLKDIEGTVEENTHKQKPPKRLETKSRCDETSEIENLHSFVEWRAQLRVLHDALEEAIEELSRYKDRKARRAIAELQELKDDALALEQTAEWTEDDIQKLVQRNNCKDLQSTKNNLRSILNDAERVRRLSGELSSQMKNEVQSLRDECVAMVKDMVALNRILEDKKRALVE; from the coding sequence ATGGCCTATGCTGGCGAGAGTCGAGTTGCTGCCGAGGATTCAGTTTACCAGCAAATTGAGGATCTACAAAGAAGGTTAGACGAAACCAACAATTTGTTGCAATCTACCTACAGAGGTCGATCCAAAGAACAGCGTCTTCGGAGTGAACTGACAGACAGACATCTTAAAGACATCGAGGGCACCGTGGAGGAAAATACTCACAAACAAAAACCCCCAAAAAGATTGGAAACCAAATCCCGCTGCGATGAAACATCTGAAATTGAAAACCTTCATTCCTTTGTCGAATGGAGGGCTCAGCTTCGAGTCCTACACGACGCTCTCGAAGAAGCCATCGAAGAGCTATCACGTTATAAAGACAGAAAGGCTCGGCGTGCTATAGCAGAATTACAAGAACTCAAAGATGACGCCTTGGCACTAGAGCAAACCGCTGAATGGACAGAGGACGACATCCAGAAACTCGTGCAGAGAAACAATTGCAAAGATCTGCAGTCaacgaaaaataatttaagatCGATTTTAAACGATGCTGAAAGAGTAAGGAGACTTTCCGGTGAGTTGTCttctcaaatgaaaaatgagGTGCAGAGCCTCAGAGACGAATGCGTTGCCATGGTAAAAGATATGGTTGCTTTGAACCGCATTTTGGAAGACAAGAAGCGTGCGTTGGTTGAATGA
- the LOC141873905 gene encoding uncharacterized protein LOC141873905 isoform X1: MASEVVTKGSKRLKLSSSSAEVSEGDDVSSSLTTTDPVHSIAAEKTVEPKNEEKPNGQDEDGQSVVIISSSSDDDSDKEQKKDTTEAVTIKKEHIKDDEEGSVLEDGKSNQQKSPQMPSEETANQEIAKLNNNNNKSEGKDTDSEECISQEDLLAQLGLSSVKELQKKESVCESTALSANANGVDKRPLITHRPKESIVDFLRVPKLTPMDSKKRINGEGKVDYSVTNGDHSDVSRPDSPLSDDNDDDLQAKEKLIEHLRNELRQEEAKLLLLKKLHAAQNDVKANSKLQKENVMEKSVTAPQSNVKSSAQMPPKKGQNLPPPPPLKASTVLASSTFHPPRDVPGQPRLLPKGSGGTQGPPATTAAAKFVGPASQTLKEFAVHQQSLHQPSPQAKHGSSAIADLQNVVTSMANLIQPTPMYPQGRNSPVYSTPTQPAPLRPTPVRAQGVSSLPVSSGYVSFPHHLPSTHQQSIGGKQAAAKMALRKQLERTLLQIPPPKPPPPEWSFIPSLGSPDFMVLVGLEAVVHVMADKDGKKSGAPLQEKVVNPKICSRCNTDFSPSWTKKQDGGLTEATVCEKCSTVNVKKELKAEHTGRLKAAFLKALKQEQEIEKKISDSPTIAPKPHHQGQKTSPQPHLAPAPPRHHIPHHQPIMHHHHQGVQPALYHHHQPHSSSLLFQLQQQHLQQQHQELEAAARQQADARWHPYLNTHHHSGTRNPPHHHSYVSDSDRQYLLDMIPSLPAPPLGFGSSRL, encoded by the exons ATGGCATCAGAAGTTGTAACTAAAGGCTCGAAGCGTTTAAAATTGTCGTCAAGTAGTGCTGAAGTTAGCGAGGGTGACGATGTTAGTAGCTCGCTTACAACTACCGATCCTGTTCACTCGATTGCGGCTGAAAAAACAGTCGAACCAAAGAACGAGGAAAA ACCTAATGGTCAGGATGAGGATGGCCAATCCGTTGTGATAATTTCATCTTCATCAGATGATGATTCTGACAAAGAGCAGAAGAAAGATACCACCGAAGCAGTAACTATAAAGAAGGAACACATTAAAGATGACGAGGAGGGTTCTGTTCTTGAAGATGGAAAGAGTAATCAGCAGAAAAGCCCTCAAATGCCAAGCGAAGAAACTGCAAACCAGGAGATTGCTaaattgaataataataataataaatcagAGGGTAAAGATACTGATTCTGAGGAGTGCATCTCACAAGAGGATCTTTTGGCACAGTTGGGGCTAAGCTCTGTAAAAGAACTGCAGAAGAAAGAAAGCGTTTGTGAATCCACTGCGTTGTCAGCTAATGCAAACGGAGTTGATAAGAGGCCTCTTATAACTCACAGACCAAAGGAGAGCATTGTTGATTTCTTAAGAGTACCTAAACTGACACCTATGGACAGTAAAAAGAGAATAAACGGTGAAGGAAAAGTGGATTATTCTGTCACAAATGGTGATCACAGCGACGTTTCAAGGCCCGATTCACCTCTGTCTGACGATAACGACGATGATCTGCAAGCGAAAGAGAAGTTGATTGAACATCTTAGGAACGAATTGAGACAAGAGGAAGCGAAGCTTCTGTTGTTGAAGAAGCTGCATGCTGCTCAAAATGACGTGAAGGCCAACAGCaagctacaaaaagaaaatgtcatggaGAAATCGGTAACAGCCCCTCAGAGTAACGTAAAATCATCCGCTCAGATGCCACCAAAGAAGGGCCAGAACCTCCCTCCTCCTCCACCATTGAAGGCATCGACCGTTCTAGCCTCGTCCACATTTCATCCACCAAGAGATGTTCCAGGTCAGCCAAGACTGCTACCGAAAGGCAGTGGTGGAACCCAAGGACCACCTGCCACCACTGCAGCGGCTAAATTTGTTGGCCCTGCTTCTCAAACTTTGAAAGAATTTGCTGTTCACCAGCAATCATTACATCAACCATCTCCTCAGGCGAAACATGGTTCATCGGCCATTGCTGATCTTCAGAATGTGGTTACGAGCATGGCAAATTTAATTCAACCGACACCTATGTATCCTCAGGGTCGTAACAGCCCAGTGTATTCCACGCCTACGCAACCCGCTCCTCTGCGGCCTACTCCTGTGAGAGCACAAGGTGTAAGCAGCCTACCTGTTAGCAGTGGGTACGTGTCATTTCCACATCACCTGCCAAGTACTCATCAACAGAGTATTGGAGGCAAACAGGCAGCTGCTAAGATGGCCTTGCGGAAGCAGTTGGAGAGAACCCTGCTTCAGATTCCGCCACCTAAGCCACCTCCTCCAGAGTGGTCTTTTATTCCAAGTCTCGGAAGCCCAGACTTCATGGTTCTTGTTGGGCTCGAGGCTGTTGTCCATGTCATGGCTGATAAGGACGGCAAGAAATCAGGCGCTCCTCTACAAGAGAAGGTTGTAAACCCCAAGATTTGCTCTCGCTGCAACACGGACTTCTCACCGTCATGGACAAAGAAACAGGACGGTGGACTGACAGAAGCTACTGTGTGTGAAAAATGCAGCACTGTTAATGTGAAGAAAGAGCTCAAAGCTGAACACACTGGTCGATTGAAGGCGGCATTCCTAAAAGCGTTGAAACAGGAGCAAGAgatagagaaaaaaatcagtgACAGCCCGACCATAGCTCCTAAACCGCACCATCAAGGCCAGAAGACATCGCCGCAACCCCACCTGGCCCCAGCACCTCCGCGGCATCACATTCCACACCATCAACCAATCATGCATCACCACCATCAAGGAGTGCAGCCCGCTCTTTACCACCACCATCAGCCACATTCTAGCTCGCTGCTCTTTCAGCTGCAACAGCAGCACCTTCAGCAGCAGCACCAGGAACTGGAGGCTGCTGCACGTCAACAGGCTGATGCTAGGTGGCATCCATACCTGAATACACATCACCACTCTGGGACCCGCAACCCACCGCACCACCATAGCTATGTTTCGGACTCGGACAGGCAATATCTGCTTGATATGATACCCTCTCTGCCAGCGCCACCCCTCGGCTTCGGCTCTAGTAGATTATAG
- the LOC141873905 gene encoding transcriptional repressor p66-beta-like isoform X2, with protein sequence MPSEETANQEIAKLNNNNNKSEGKDTDSEECISQEDLLAQLGLSSVKELQKKESVCESTALSANANGVDKRPLITHRPKESIVDFLRVPKLTPMDSKKRINGEGKVDYSVTNGDHSDVSRPDSPLSDDNDDDLQAKEKLIEHLRNELRQEEAKLLLLKKLHAAQNDVKANSKLQKENVMEKSVTAPQSNVKSSAQMPPKKGQNLPPPPPLKASTVLASSTFHPPRDVPGQPRLLPKGSGGTQGPPATTAAAKFVGPASQTLKEFAVHQQSLHQPSPQAKHGSSAIADLQNVVTSMANLIQPTPMYPQGRNSPVYSTPTQPAPLRPTPVRAQGVSSLPVSSGYVSFPHHLPSTHQQSIGGKQAAAKMALRKQLERTLLQIPPPKPPPPEWSFIPSLGSPDFMVLVGLEAVVHVMADKDGKKSGAPLQEKVVNPKICSRCNTDFSPSWTKKQDGGLTEATVCEKCSTVNVKKELKAEHTGRLKAAFLKALKQEQEIEKKISDSPTIAPKPHHQGQKTSPQPHLAPAPPRHHIPHHQPIMHHHHQGVQPALYHHHQPHSSSLLFQLQQQHLQQQHQELEAAARQQADARWHPYLNTHHHSGTRNPPHHHSYVSDSDRQYLLDMIPSLPAPPLGFGSSRL encoded by the coding sequence ATGCCAAGCGAAGAAACTGCAAACCAGGAGATTGCTaaattgaataataataataataaatcagAGGGTAAAGATACTGATTCTGAGGAGTGCATCTCACAAGAGGATCTTTTGGCACAGTTGGGGCTAAGCTCTGTAAAAGAACTGCAGAAGAAAGAAAGCGTTTGTGAATCCACTGCGTTGTCAGCTAATGCAAACGGAGTTGATAAGAGGCCTCTTATAACTCACAGACCAAAGGAGAGCATTGTTGATTTCTTAAGAGTACCTAAACTGACACCTATGGACAGTAAAAAGAGAATAAACGGTGAAGGAAAAGTGGATTATTCTGTCACAAATGGTGATCACAGCGACGTTTCAAGGCCCGATTCACCTCTGTCTGACGATAACGACGATGATCTGCAAGCGAAAGAGAAGTTGATTGAACATCTTAGGAACGAATTGAGACAAGAGGAAGCGAAGCTTCTGTTGTTGAAGAAGCTGCATGCTGCTCAAAATGACGTGAAGGCCAACAGCaagctacaaaaagaaaatgtcatggaGAAATCGGTAACAGCCCCTCAGAGTAACGTAAAATCATCCGCTCAGATGCCACCAAAGAAGGGCCAGAACCTCCCTCCTCCTCCACCATTGAAGGCATCGACCGTTCTAGCCTCGTCCACATTTCATCCACCAAGAGATGTTCCAGGTCAGCCAAGACTGCTACCGAAAGGCAGTGGTGGAACCCAAGGACCACCTGCCACCACTGCAGCGGCTAAATTTGTTGGCCCTGCTTCTCAAACTTTGAAAGAATTTGCTGTTCACCAGCAATCATTACATCAACCATCTCCTCAGGCGAAACATGGTTCATCGGCCATTGCTGATCTTCAGAATGTGGTTACGAGCATGGCAAATTTAATTCAACCGACACCTATGTATCCTCAGGGTCGTAACAGCCCAGTGTATTCCACGCCTACGCAACCCGCTCCTCTGCGGCCTACTCCTGTGAGAGCACAAGGTGTAAGCAGCCTACCTGTTAGCAGTGGGTACGTGTCATTTCCACATCACCTGCCAAGTACTCATCAACAGAGTATTGGAGGCAAACAGGCAGCTGCTAAGATGGCCTTGCGGAAGCAGTTGGAGAGAACCCTGCTTCAGATTCCGCCACCTAAGCCACCTCCTCCAGAGTGGTCTTTTATTCCAAGTCTCGGAAGCCCAGACTTCATGGTTCTTGTTGGGCTCGAGGCTGTTGTCCATGTCATGGCTGATAAGGACGGCAAGAAATCAGGCGCTCCTCTACAAGAGAAGGTTGTAAACCCCAAGATTTGCTCTCGCTGCAACACGGACTTCTCACCGTCATGGACAAAGAAACAGGACGGTGGACTGACAGAAGCTACTGTGTGTGAAAAATGCAGCACTGTTAATGTGAAGAAAGAGCTCAAAGCTGAACACACTGGTCGATTGAAGGCGGCATTCCTAAAAGCGTTGAAACAGGAGCAAGAgatagagaaaaaaatcagtgACAGCCCGACCATAGCTCCTAAACCGCACCATCAAGGCCAGAAGACATCGCCGCAACCCCACCTGGCCCCAGCACCTCCGCGGCATCACATTCCACACCATCAACCAATCATGCATCACCACCATCAAGGAGTGCAGCCCGCTCTTTACCACCACCATCAGCCACATTCTAGCTCGCTGCTCTTTCAGCTGCAACAGCAGCACCTTCAGCAGCAGCACCAGGAACTGGAGGCTGCTGCACGTCAACAGGCTGATGCTAGGTGGCATCCATACCTGAATACACATCACCACTCTGGGACCCGCAACCCACCGCACCACCATAGCTATGTTTCGGACTCGGACAGGCAATATCTGCTTGATATGATACCCTCTCTGCCAGCGCCACCCCTCGGCTTCGGCTCTAGTAGATTATAG